One window of Mauremys reevesii isolate NIE-2019 linkage group 4, ASM1616193v1, whole genome shotgun sequence genomic DNA carries:
- the MTCH2 gene encoding mitochondrial carrier homolog 2 isoform X3, producing MAVPPCALFGAGHVGGRGDVPGPARLGSAQRSMADAASQVLLGSGLTALSQPLMYVKVLVQVGYEPLPPTLGRNMFGRQVYQLPGLFAYAKHIMKIDGRAGLFKGLTPRLCSGAIGTIVHSQVLQRYQEADQEEEPGPSLKEPLSSLEQVIKETSREMVARSAATLVTHPFHVITLRCMVQFIGRETKYSGIFSPFVTIYREEGILGFFAGLVPRLLGDVLSLWLCNMLAYLINTYALENGVSTMSEMKSYSQAVTGFFASMLTYPFVLVSNLMAINNCGLAGGLPPYAPNYSSWLDCWSQLLKEGNMSRGNSLFFRKVPAGKLYVWEEKRFR from the exons ATGGCAGTCCCGCCTTGTGCCCTTTTCGGTGCCGGTCACGTGGGAGGGCGCGGTGACGTACCCggcccggctcggctcggctcggcgcAGCGCAGCATGGCGGACGCGGCCTCGCAGGTGCTGCTGGGCTCCGGCCTCACCGCGCTCTCGCAGCCGCTCATGTACGTCAAGGTGCTGGTGCAG GTGGGATATGAGCCGCTTCCTCCGACCCTGGGCAGGAATATGTTTGGGCGACAGGTTTACCAGCTGCCGGGGCTCTTTGCGTACG CTAAGCACATTATGAAGATAGATGGAAGAGCCGGGCTCTTCAAAGGTTTGACTCCCAGACTCTGCTCAGGCGCCATTGGCACCATCGTGCACAGCCAGGTGTTACAG CGGTACCAGGAAGCTGACCAGGAGGAG gagcctgggcccagCCTCAAGGAGCCCCTGTCCTCGCTGGAGCAGGTCATCAAGGAG ACCTCCCGAGAGATGGTTGCTCGTTCTGCCGCGACACTCGTCACCCATCCCTTCCACG TGATCACGCTGAGATGCATGGTGCAGTTCATTGGCAGGGAAACCAAGTACAG TGGCATCTTCAGCCCCTTCGTCACCATCTACCGGGAAGAGGGCATCCTGGGCTTCTTTGC GGGGCTCGTTCCCCGGCTGCTGGGTGACGTGCTGTCGCTGTGGCTCTGTAACATGCTGGCCTACCTCATCAACACCTATGCACTGGAGAACGGG gtctccaCCATGAGCGAGATGAAGAGCTACTCACAGGCTGTCACTGGA TTCTTTGCCAGTATGCTGACGTACCCCTTTGTGCTCGTCTCCAACCTGATGGCCATTAACAACTGTGG gctggctggtggcctCCCCCCATATGCACCCAACTACTCCTCCTGGTTAGACTGCTGGAGCCAGCTGCTCAAGGAG GGGAACATGAGCCGAGGCAACAGCCTGTTTTTCCGGAAGGTGCCTGCGGGGAAGCTGTACGTGTGGGAGGAGAAGCGTTTCCGCTGA
- the MTCH2 gene encoding mitochondrial carrier homolog 2 isoform X2 translates to MAVPPCALFGAGHVGGRGDVPGPARLGSAQRSMADAASQVLLGSGLTALSQPLMYVKVLVQVGYEPLPPTLGRNMFGRQVYQLPGLFAYAKHIMKIDGRAGLFKGLTPRLCSGAIGTIVHSQVLQRYQEADQEEEPGPSLKEPLSSLEQVIKEIGGDWTLNKVNASENETSREMVARSAATLVTHPFHVITLRCMVQFIGRETKYSGIFSPFVTIYREEGILGFFAGLVPRLLGDVLSLWLCNMLAYLINTYALENGVSTMSEMKSYSQAVTGFFASMLTYPFVLVSNLMAINNCGLAGGLPPYAPNYSSWLDCWSQLLKEGNMSRGNSLFFRKVPAGKLYVWEEKRFR, encoded by the exons ATGGCAGTCCCGCCTTGTGCCCTTTTCGGTGCCGGTCACGTGGGAGGGCGCGGTGACGTACCCggcccggctcggctcggctcggcgcAGCGCAGCATGGCGGACGCGGCCTCGCAGGTGCTGCTGGGCTCCGGCCTCACCGCGCTCTCGCAGCCGCTCATGTACGTCAAGGTGCTGGTGCAG GTGGGATATGAGCCGCTTCCTCCGACCCTGGGCAGGAATATGTTTGGGCGACAGGTTTACCAGCTGCCGGGGCTCTTTGCGTACG CTAAGCACATTATGAAGATAGATGGAAGAGCCGGGCTCTTCAAAGGTTTGACTCCCAGACTCTGCTCAGGCGCCATTGGCACCATCGTGCACAGCCAGGTGTTACAG CGGTACCAGGAAGCTGACCAGGAGGAG gagcctgggcccagCCTCAAGGAGCCCCTGTCCTCGCTGGAGCAGGTCATCAAGGAG attGGTGGCGATTGGACGTTGAACaaagtgaatgccagtgaaaatgag ACCTCCCGAGAGATGGTTGCTCGTTCTGCCGCGACACTCGTCACCCATCCCTTCCACG TGATCACGCTGAGATGCATGGTGCAGTTCATTGGCAGGGAAACCAAGTACAG TGGCATCTTCAGCCCCTTCGTCACCATCTACCGGGAAGAGGGCATCCTGGGCTTCTTTGC GGGGCTCGTTCCCCGGCTGCTGGGTGACGTGCTGTCGCTGTGGCTCTGTAACATGCTGGCCTACCTCATCAACACCTATGCACTGGAGAACGGG gtctccaCCATGAGCGAGATGAAGAGCTACTCACAGGCTGTCACTGGA TTCTTTGCCAGTATGCTGACGTACCCCTTTGTGCTCGTCTCCAACCTGATGGCCATTAACAACTGTGG gctggctggtggcctCCCCCCATATGCACCCAACTACTCCTCCTGGTTAGACTGCTGGAGCCAGCTGCTCAAGGAG GGGAACATGAGCCGAGGCAACAGCCTGTTTTTCCGGAAGGTGCCTGCGGGGAAGCTGTACGTGTGGGAGGAGAAGCGTTTCCGCTGA
- the MTCH2 gene encoding mitochondrial carrier homolog 2 isoform X1, whose product MAVPPCALFGAGHVGGRGDVPGPARLGSAQRSMADAASQVLLGSGLTALSQPLMYVKVLVQVGYEPLPPTLGRNMFGRQVYQLPGLFAYAKHIMKIDGRAGLFKGLTPRLCSGAIGTIVHSQVLQRYQEADQEEEPGPSLKEPLSSLEQVIKEKIGGDWTLNKVNASENETSREMVARSAATLVTHPFHVITLRCMVQFIGRETKYSGIFSPFVTIYREEGILGFFAGLVPRLLGDVLSLWLCNMLAYLINTYALENGVSTMSEMKSYSQAVTGFFASMLTYPFVLVSNLMAINNCGLAGGLPPYAPNYSSWLDCWSQLLKEGNMSRGNSLFFRKVPAGKLYVWEEKRFR is encoded by the exons ATGGCAGTCCCGCCTTGTGCCCTTTTCGGTGCCGGTCACGTGGGAGGGCGCGGTGACGTACCCggcccggctcggctcggctcggcgcAGCGCAGCATGGCGGACGCGGCCTCGCAGGTGCTGCTGGGCTCCGGCCTCACCGCGCTCTCGCAGCCGCTCATGTACGTCAAGGTGCTGGTGCAG GTGGGATATGAGCCGCTTCCTCCGACCCTGGGCAGGAATATGTTTGGGCGACAGGTTTACCAGCTGCCGGGGCTCTTTGCGTACG CTAAGCACATTATGAAGATAGATGGAAGAGCCGGGCTCTTCAAAGGTTTGACTCCCAGACTCTGCTCAGGCGCCATTGGCACCATCGTGCACAGCCAGGTGTTACAG CGGTACCAGGAAGCTGACCAGGAGGAG gagcctgggcccagCCTCAAGGAGCCCCTGTCCTCGCTGGAGCAGGTCATCAAGGAG aagattGGTGGCGATTGGACGTTGAACaaagtgaatgccagtgaaaatgag ACCTCCCGAGAGATGGTTGCTCGTTCTGCCGCGACACTCGTCACCCATCCCTTCCACG TGATCACGCTGAGATGCATGGTGCAGTTCATTGGCAGGGAAACCAAGTACAG TGGCATCTTCAGCCCCTTCGTCACCATCTACCGGGAAGAGGGCATCCTGGGCTTCTTTGC GGGGCTCGTTCCCCGGCTGCTGGGTGACGTGCTGTCGCTGTGGCTCTGTAACATGCTGGCCTACCTCATCAACACCTATGCACTGGAGAACGGG gtctccaCCATGAGCGAGATGAAGAGCTACTCACAGGCTGTCACTGGA TTCTTTGCCAGTATGCTGACGTACCCCTTTGTGCTCGTCTCCAACCTGATGGCCATTAACAACTGTGG gctggctggtggcctCCCCCCATATGCACCCAACTACTCCTCCTGGTTAGACTGCTGGAGCCAGCTGCTCAAGGAG GGGAACATGAGCCGAGGCAACAGCCTGTTTTTCCGGAAGGTGCCTGCGGGGAAGCTGTACGTGTGGGAGGAGAAGCGTTTCCGCTGA
- the LOC120403628 gene encoding phospholipase A2, minor isoenzyme-like produces the protein MPTDPMKFAMWLMLVTLLSQSAHEAQCSRRGRRSLLELGLTLWCYRQRLRTPLFALNLYGCYCGTGGSGTPLDAVDQCCFLHDCCYRHARVSLECRGRVKWQPYEFACSQSGTECRSQSVCGRMACECDRQFAECLTAAKPRKRHFFYNRQELCAGPKGSCPATFPNKAEILHWRKTPSPPPPGTGSQSKGSALGARDGNPSL, from the coding sequence ATGCCCACGGACCCAATGAAATTCGCTATGTGGCTCATGCTGGTGACCTTGTTGTCACAGTCTGCCCACGAGGCTCAATGCAGCAGGCGAGGGAGACGCAGCCTTCTGGAGCTGGGTCTCACTCTGTGGTGTTACCGGCAGAGACTGCGGACCCCGCTGTTCGCTCTCAACCTGTATGGGTGCTATTGTGGAACCGGGGGCTCCGGGACACCCCTAGACGCAGTGGACCAGTGTTGCTTCCTCCATGACTGCTGCTACCGCCACGCCAGGGTCTCCTTAGAGTGCCGGGGGAGAGTGAAGTGGCAGCCCTATGAGTTTGCGTGTAGCCAATCGGGGACAGAGTGCCGCTCTCAGAGCGTCTGCGGCAGGATGGCCTGTGAGTGCGACAGGCAGTTTGCAGAGTGTCTCACGGCAGCAAAGCCCAGGAAGAGGCATTTCTTCTACAACAGGCAAGAGCTATGTGCCGGTCCGAAAGGCTCCTGCCCGGCCACCTTCCCCAACAAGGCCGAAATCCTGCACTGGAGAAAGacgccttccccaccccctccaggcaCTGGCTCTCAGAGCAAGGGCTctgcgctgggagccagggacgGAAACCCCTCCCTGTGA